The Methanobacterium sp. BAmetb5 genome includes a region encoding these proteins:
- the katG gene encoding catalase/peroxidase HPI, whose amino-acid sequence MDEKGKMTASSGITNLDWWPNRLNLDILRQHSPKSNPMDEDFNYAREFESLDLEAVKKDLHELMTDSQEWWPADFGHYGPLFIRMAWHSAGTYRVGDGRGGGGHGNQRLAPLSSWPDNTNLDKARRLLWPLKQKYGRKISWADLMILAGNVALESMGFKIFGFGGGREDIWEPERDIYWGSEKEWLGGERHAKGSDLDKPLAAIEMGLIYVNPEGPDGVPDPLAAAGDIRESFARMAMNDEETVALIAGGHAFGKTHGAGDPQYVGPEPEAAPIEEQGLGWKSSYKTGKGNDTITGGPEVIWTNTPTAWDNNFFRILFEFEWELEKSPAGAYQWKPKDGAGKDTVPDPHDPEKRRTPGMLTTDLSLRFDPVYEKISRRFYENPDELADAFARAWFKLTHRDMGPKTRYLGPEVPEEDLIWQDPIPTVDHQLIGEEDIQNLKEKILAADLSVRELVYTAWASASTFRGSDKRGGANGARIRLAPQNDWEVNHPEQLRKVLRTLEDIQNEFNQVQSGNKKVSLADLIVLAGCAGVEQAAKNAGYQVNVPFTPGRMDAREEDTDVDSFAVLEPVADGFRNYQMIQTDERPEELLVDKAQLLTLTIPEMTVLIGGLRVLDANYEQSPQGVFTENPGTLTNDFFRNLLDMQTEWKATEDENVFEGSDRATGESRWTATRVDLIFGSNSELRAVAEVYACEDSPEKFLQDFVRAWDKVMNLDRFDLA is encoded by the coding sequence ATGGATGAAAAAGGCAAAATGACTGCTAGTAGTGGTATCACGAACCTTGATTGGTGGCCAAATCGGTTGAATCTCGACATCCTACGTCAGCATTCACCAAAATCCAATCCGATGGATGAGGACTTCAATTACGCACGGGAATTCGAGAGCCTAGACTTAGAAGCCGTGAAGAAGGACCTCCATGAACTCATGACGGATTCACAGGAATGGTGGCCGGCAGACTTCGGCCACTACGGACCCCTGTTCATCCGCATGGCCTGGCACAGCGCCGGAACCTACCGTGTGGGAGACGGCCGTGGAGGGGGAGGCCATGGTAACCAACGTTTAGCACCACTAAGCAGCTGGCCCGACAACACCAACCTGGACAAGGCCCGCCGGCTCCTCTGGCCCCTCAAACAGAAGTACGGCCGGAAGATATCCTGGGCCGATCTGATGATCCTGGCGGGCAACGTGGCCCTGGAATCCATGGGTTTCAAGATCTTCGGCTTCGGTGGCGGACGTGAGGATATATGGGAACCAGAAAGGGACATATACTGGGGTTCCGAGAAAGAGTGGCTGGGAGGAGAACGCCACGCCAAGGGCAGTGACCTGGACAAACCACTGGCCGCCATTGAAATGGGTTTAATCTACGTAAACCCGGAAGGCCCAGATGGTGTGCCCGACCCCCTGGCTGCAGCCGGCGATATCCGGGAGAGCTTCGCCCGTATGGCCATGAACGACGAGGAAACCGTGGCCCTCATTGCCGGTGGCCACGCCTTCGGTAAAACCCACGGAGCAGGTGACCCCCAATATGTGGGACCAGAACCGGAAGCTGCCCCCATCGAGGAGCAGGGTCTGGGCTGGAAGAGCAGCTACAAAACTGGTAAAGGTAACGACACCATCACCGGAGGCCCGGAAGTTATCTGGACCAACACCCCCACTGCCTGGGACAACAACTTCTTCCGCATATTATTCGAATTCGAATGGGAGCTTGAAAAAAGTCCAGCCGGTGCCTACCAGTGGAAACCCAAGGATGGTGCCGGTAAAGATACCGTACCGGATCCCCACGACCCGGAAAAACGCCGCACCCCGGGCATGCTGACCACCGACCTATCATTACGATTTGATCCCGTCTACGAGAAGATATCAAGACGCTTCTACGAGAACCCGGATGAACTGGCCGATGCCTTCGCCCGGGCCTGGTTCAAACTAACCCACCGTGACATGGGACCAAAAACACGCTACCTCGGCCCGGAAGTACCCGAGGAAGACCTCATCTGGCAGGACCCCATCCCAACAGTCGATCACCAGTTAATCGGTGAAGAGGACATCCAGAACCTCAAGGAAAAAATACTGGCTGCAGATCTCTCTGTCAGAGAACTGGTTTACACGGCCTGGGCCTCAGCATCCACCTTCCGTGGCTCCGACAAAAGGGGAGGTGCCAACGGTGCCCGTATCCGCCTGGCACCACAGAATGACTGGGAAGTCAACCACCCCGAACAGCTGAGAAAAGTGCTCCGGACACTGGAAGACATACAGAATGAATTCAACCAGGTCCAGTCCGGTAACAAGAAGGTTTCACTGGCGGATCTCATTGTCCTGGCCGGTTGTGCCGGTGTGGAGCAGGCGGCAAAAAATGCAGGCTACCAGGTAAACGTACCTTTCACACCGGGAAGAATGGACGCCCGGGAAGAAGATACTGATGTGGATTCCTTTGCCGTCCTTGAACCGGTTGCTGACGGTTTCCGGAACTATCAGATGATTCAAACCGATGAAAGACCAGAGGAGTTACTGGTGGACAAAGCACAACTTTTAACCCTGACCATTCCCGAGATGACAGTCCTCATTGGGGGTCTGCGTGTCCTGGATGCCAATTATGAACAGTCACCCCAGGGTGTTTTCACCGAAAACCCAGGGACACTTACCAATGACTTCTTCCGGAACCTGCTGGACATGCAAACTGAATGGAAGGCCACCGAAGATGAAAACGTGTTCGAGGGAAGTGACCGGGCAACCGGCGAATCCCGGTGGACCGCTACTCGGGTGGACCTCATCTTTGGTTCAAACTCTGAACTC